A genome region from Haloarcula ordinaria includes the following:
- a CDS encoding type II CAAX prenyl endopeptidase Rce1 family protein, with protein MLALTTAVRLLNIVGVAFVLTWIYNETGSVLLAILAHTGFNTANSTLVPLPLDVISTGDSTTILVVTTVAIWLLVAVLLVATRGRLGYDDETAQHR; from the coding sequence TTGCTCGCGCTGACCACAGCCGTCCGCCTCCTGAACATCGTCGGAGTCGCCTTCGTCTTGACGTGGATCTACAACGAGACCGGGAGCGTTCTGCTCGCTATCCTCGCGCACACCGGGTTCAACACGGCAAACAGTACGCTCGTCCCGCTTCCCCTCGACGTCATCAGCACCGGCGACTCCACGACGATTCTCGTAGTCACGACGGTCGCGATCTGGCTGCTTGTCGCCGTGCTGCTCGTCGCCACGCGCGGTCGGCTCGGGTACGATGACGAGACAGCGCAGCACCGATAG